The Cellulophaga sp. L1A9 genome window below encodes:
- a CDS encoding TonB-dependent receptor, giving the protein MKTTMYVFFLLVGTLGFSQTTVKGNVVDQDGQPIPGSNVVIVGKTVGTVTDFDGNFVLETSEVPPFKLKISSIGYSESMASITKNNQSVSVSLNESQTLLDEIVISASRTPERIFESPVTVERFGIEQIKNTTAADFYGGLENLKGVDVNTNSLTFKSVNTRGFATFANTRFMQLVDGMDNSTPALNFPIGNLVGMVETDVQSVELLPGASSALYGANAFNGILFMRSKSAFDHEGISVSIKRGITSQEASGDNAYTDFGIRAAHKFSDKFAAKVNFGYLKGTDWAATSEVDKFDPTRTRANYNYDGINVYGDEVSTNIRSASGLGIVPNVVVSRTGYNESDLTNYNAESIKADWGLYYRPIEGNSLELSYVGKVGTGSTIYQGTNRYNINGFFQEQHKLEVKNDNFFVRGYVVGDKAGDSYDMVFTGININRSWKSDEQWFGEYIQTYAGIELSGNPSGLTDDQKHAAARAVADTGRYLPGTTEFQTAFDRVIKDPDLTTGSQFKDASKYYHADANYNFGHLTDFAEIQLGGSFRRYDLNSSGTIYTDFDGPIGYSEYGVYTQIQKKFDFSDDKSLKLTGSIRFDKSEFFDGFFSPRLSAGYSLNRDHNIRASVQTGFRNPTTQDLFIGLDAGRAILIGSAADNLDRYTRTFAVSESGQLDGNPAEVVQTGAVAYGDTYSSQSVETFKVTGDASDLRVSNADLVKAEQVTSFEVGYRGKVDKLVIDFSAYYNNYKDFISQEVVDAPFYGVAGDGGSSVDAIRNDDFQRYSAYTNSDVAINSYGASLGLTMKVMGNYNLGGSYTFTKQDFDQEANPDFMSSFNTPEHKFKANFGNDALFENFGFNLAYRFSDDYFWEATFGNGVVPEFHTLDAQISYAVPSIKSSFKLGGTNILGDEYFTAFGTGFIGSMYYLSWTINN; this is encoded by the coding sequence ATGAAAACAACAATGTATGTATTCTTCCTTTTAGTGGGAACATTGGGATTCTCTCAAACCACAGTAAAAGGAAATGTAGTAGATCAAGATGGGCAACCAATTCCTGGTTCAAATGTAGTAATCGTCGGTAAAACTGTAGGAACAGTAACGGACTTTGATGGTAACTTTGTTCTAGAGACTTCAGAAGTACCCCCTTTTAAACTAAAGATTTCAAGTATTGGCTATTCAGAAAGTATGGCCAGCATTACAAAAAACAATCAAAGTGTTTCTGTCTCTTTAAATGAATCTCAAACACTTTTAGATGAGATTGTAATTTCCGCGTCTAGAACACCAGAGCGTATTTTTGAATCTCCAGTAACCGTGGAGCGTTTTGGTATAGAGCAAATTAAGAATACTACGGCTGCCGATTTTTACGGGGGTTTAGAAAACTTAAAAGGTGTAGATGTAAATACCAATAGTTTAACCTTTAAATCTGTAAACACAAGAGGTTTTGCAACCTTCGCGAATACTAGATTTATGCAATTGGTAGATGGAATGGATAATTCTACGCCGGCATTAAATTTTCCTATTGGAAATTTAGTGGGGATGGTAGAAACAGATGTTCAGAGTGTAGAGTTACTGCCAGGAGCATCTTCTGCGCTTTATGGTGCCAATGCCTTTAATGGTATTCTTTTTATGCGAAGCAAAAGTGCCTTCGATCATGAGGGGATTAGCGTTTCTATTAAAAGAGGGATTACCTCACAAGAAGCATCAGGAGATAATGCGTATACCGATTTTGGTATTCGTGCAGCACATAAATTTTCAGACAAATTTGCAGCTAAAGTTAATTTTGGATATTTAAAAGGTACAGATTGGGCCGCTACAAGTGAAGTAGATAAGTTTGATCCTACCAGAACAAGAGCCAATTATAACTATGATGGAATCAATGTGTATGGAGATGAAGTTTCCACAAATATTAGATCTGCTTCTGGCCTTGGTATCGTTCCAAACGTTGTTGTAAGTAGAACAGGATATAATGAAAGTGATTTAACGAATTACAATGCGGAAAGTATCAAAGCAGATTGGGGTTTATATTACCGTCCTATAGAAGGTAATAGTCTTGAGTTGTCTTATGTAGGTAAAGTAGGTACAGGATCTACTATCTATCAAGGAACGAATAGATATAACATCAATGGCTTTTTTCAAGAGCAACATAAATTAGAGGTTAAAAATGATAACTTTTTCGTAAGAGGTTATGTTGTTGGTGATAAAGCGGGAGACTCTTATGATATGGTCTTTACGGGAATTAACATCAACAGATCATGGAAATCAGATGAACAGTGGTTCGGAGAGTATATTCAAACCTATGCAGGAATAGAACTTAGTGGTAATCCATCGGGTTTAACAGACGATCAAAAACATGCTGCAGCAAGAGCCGTGGCAGATACGGGTCGTTATTTACCAGGGACTACGGAATTTCAGACTGCTTTTGATAGGGTAATCAAGGATCCAGATTTAACTACAGGTTCTCAATTTAAAGATGCTTCAAAATATTACCATGCAGATGCGAATTATAATTTTGGGCATTTGACAGATTTCGCTGAGATCCAATTAGGAGGTTCCTTTAGAAGGTATGATTTAAATTCTTCCGGAACTATTTATACGGATTTTGACGGACCAATAGGCTATTCAGAATATGGCGTGTATACTCAAATACAGAAGAAGTTTGATTTTTCAGACGATAAGAGTTTAAAATTAACGGGTTCTATTCGTTTTGATAAATCAGAATTTTTCGATGGTTTCTTTTCTCCGCGTCTTTCTGCGGGGTATAGCTTAAACAGAGATCATAATATTAGAGCATCTGTACAAACGGGTTTTAGAAATCCAACAACACAAGATTTATTTATTGGCTTAGATGCGGGTAGAGCTATTTTAATAGGATCGGCTGCAGATAACTTAGACCGTTATACGAGAACTTTTGCCGTTAGTGAGAGTGGTCAATTAGATGGTAATCCGGCGGAAGTAGTACAAACAGGAGCAGTTGCTTACGGAGATACCTATTCTTCTCAATCGGTAGAAACGTTTAAGGTTACAGGAGATGCTAGTGATTTAAGAGTTTCTAATGCAGATTTGGTAAAAGCAGAACAGGTTACTTCTTTTGAAGTTGGGTATAGAGGTAAAGTGGATAAACTGGTTATAGATTTTAGTGCTTATTATAATAACTACAAAGATTTTATTTCTCAAGAAGTTGTAGATGCGCCATTTTACGGTGTTGCAGGTGATGGTGGTTCTTCTGTGGATGCAATTAGAAATGATGATTTTCAACGGTATAGTGCTTACACAAACTCAGATGTAGCTATTAATTCTTACGGAGCTTCATTAGGTTTAACAATGAAAGTGATGGGCAATTACAATTTAGGAGGTAGTTATACCTTTACAAAACAAGATTTTGATCAAGAGGCGAATCCAGATTTTATGTCTAGTTTCAATACTCCTGAGCATAAGTTCAAAGCTAATTTTGGTAATGATGCCTTATTTGAAAATTTTGGTTTCAACTTGGCGTATAGATTTAGTGATGATTATTTCTGGGAGGCTACTTTCGGTAATGGTGTTGTTCCTGAGTTCCATACGTTAGATGCTCAAATAAGCTACGCAGTTCCAAGTATTAAATCTTCTTTCAAATTAGGAGGCACCAATATTCTAGGTGATGAGTACTTCACGGCTTTCGGTACAGGATTTATAGGATCTATGTACTACCTATCTTGGACAATTAATAACTAA
- the glmS gene encoding glutamine--fructose-6-phosphate transaminase (isomerizing) yields the protein MCGIVGYIGHRDAYPIIIKGLQRLEYRGYDSAGVAVYDGATINLCKTKGKVEDLKNKAEASMSLEGKLGIGHTRWATHGVPNDANSHPHYSNSGDLVIIHNGIIENYDSIKKELINRGYVFHSDTDTEVLVNLIEEVKKKENVKLGKAVQIALNQVVGAYAIAVFDKHKPDEIVVAKLGSPLAIGIGENEFFIASDATPFIEFTNNAMYLDDEEMAIIRLGKEIKLRKINDDSVVYPIIKELQLNIEEIEKGGYDHFMLKEIYEQPRAIQDSYRGRLLADKGLIKMAGVDDNLEKFMNANRIIIVACGTSWHAGLVAEYIFEDLARIPVEVEYASEFRYRNPVITDKDVVIAISQSGETADTLAAIKLAKEKGAFVFGVCNVVGSTISRETDAGAYTHAGPEIGVASTKAFTTQITVLTLIALKLAKEKGVFSQSKYHEFLAELENIPAKVERALLSNELIEQVAEVYKDATNCLYLGRGYNFPVALEGALKLKEISYIHAEGYPAAEMKHGPIALIDEHMPVFVIATKRGHYEKVVSNIQEIKSRKGKIIAIVTEGDETVKELADHVIEVPETFESLTPLLTTIPLQLLSYHIALMRGCNVDQPRNLAKSVTVE from the coding sequence ATGTGTGGAATTGTAGGATATATAGGGCATAGAGATGCTTATCCGATCATAATAAAAGGACTTCAGAGATTAGAATATAGAGGCTATGATAGTGCAGGAGTTGCTGTTTATGATGGTGCTACTATAAATCTATGTAAGACAAAAGGTAAAGTAGAAGATTTAAAAAATAAAGCAGAGGCAAGTATGTCTTTGGAGGGTAAACTAGGAATTGGTCATACAAGATGGGCTACCCATGGCGTACCTAATGATGCAAATTCTCATCCGCATTATTCAAATTCAGGAGATTTAGTAATTATCCATAACGGAATTATAGAAAATTACGACTCTATTAAAAAAGAGTTGATCAACCGTGGATACGTATTTCATTCAGATACGGATACGGAAGTATTGGTTAATCTTATTGAAGAGGTAAAAAAGAAAGAAAATGTAAAGCTAGGAAAGGCAGTTCAGATTGCATTAAACCAAGTTGTTGGTGCCTATGCTATTGCTGTTTTTGATAAGCATAAGCCAGATGAAATTGTAGTGGCTAAATTAGGAAGTCCTTTGGCTATCGGTATTGGGGAAAATGAATTTTTTATCGCTTCTGATGCTACGCCTTTTATTGAGTTTACCAATAACGCAATGTATTTGGACGACGAAGAAATGGCGATTATCCGTTTGGGTAAAGAGATTAAACTTCGTAAGATCAATGATGATTCTGTGGTATATCCTATTATAAAGGAATTACAACTGAATATTGAAGAGATTGAAAAAGGGGGTTACGATCACTTTATGTTAAAAGAAATTTATGAGCAGCCAAGAGCTATTCAAGATTCTTATAGAGGTCGTTTATTGGCAGATAAAGGGCTGATAAAAATGGCTGGTGTTGATGATAATTTAGAAAAATTCATGAATGCGAATAGGATTATTATCGTAGCCTGTGGTACTTCATGGCATGCAGGTCTTGTCGCAGAATATATTTTTGAAGATTTAGCGAGAATTCCTGTAGAAGTAGAATATGCTTCAGAATTTAGATACAGAAACCCTGTTATAACAGATAAAGATGTTGTGATTGCTATTTCGCAATCCGGAGAAACGGCAGATACTTTGGCGGCTATAAAATTAGCTAAAGAAAAAGGAGCTTTTGTATTTGGTGTTTGCAATGTTGTAGGGTCTACTATTTCTAGAGAGACAGATGCGGGTGCATATACACATGCGGGTCCTGAAATAGGAGTTGCTTCAACAAAAGCATTTACCACTCAGATTACGGTATTAACGTTAATTGCATTAAAATTAGCGAAAGAGAAAGGTGTTTTCTCACAAAGTAAATACCATGAGTTTTTAGCAGAATTAGAAAATATTCCAGCTAAAGTAGAAAGAGCTTTGTTGTCTAATGAATTAATAGAGCAAGTAGCAGAAGTATATAAAGATGCTACAAATTGTCTTTATTTAGGAAGAGGGTATAATTTCCCTGTAGCATTGGAAGGCGCACTTAAATTAAAAGAGATTAGTTATATTCATGCAGAAGGGTATCCTGCTGCGGAAATGAAACACGGTCCTATCGCACTTATTGATGAGCATATGCCAGTCTTTGTTATTGCAACAAAAAGAGGTCATTATGAAAAAGTGGTAAGTAACATTCAAGAAATTAAATCTCGTAAGGGAAAAATAATAGCAATTGTTACAGAGGGCGATGAAACGGTTAAGGAACTTGCAGATCATGTGATTGAAGTACCGGAAACGTTTGAAAGCCTTACGCCATTATTAACTACAATTCCTTTACAGTTGTTGTCTTATCATATTGCATTGATGAGAGGTTGTAATGTAGATCAGCCAAGGAATTTAGCGAAGTCTGTTACGGTAGAATAA
- a CDS encoding DUF4270 domain-containing protein, whose amino-acid sequence MTFIKKISFSVLAGVVIAGLFSSCEDDVSTIGSTVIAGEPFETGKAVFDVYAYNNKINAVKSNRLPIYQLGNFNDPLYGKTSATITSQLQLSTVSPTFGTYSKTTEDGAVADTIPATVVENETVKSVYLYIPYLQDVKDTDGDGVPDDLDIDAADANSDTDGDGITDNQERISGLNPLSNDTDGDGILDAEDGENGVSAYPKKFILDSIYGSGKAAPFNIKVQHSTFFLRDLDPDTNFEQSQDFYSDHDFTPFLTDVLYDGTETVRDTEIITYLEDDPDTEDVDETGTVDQTIGAGIWVPLTNQFFQENILDKEGSQELLNNTNFKNFLRGINISIDANDDIFMLLNLAGANITITYTYDAVDVNGTTDDTSDDENVVLENRFVINLVTGDGITTAIAGNAVNTFVNEAYTPEVSDALSATGNAEKIYLKGGAGAYAELKLFAEETALSASVISEIKANNWIVNEANLVFYVDRTSLDAAPGVIEPMRLYLYNAETNEELYNIFTEFTVTTPTALSVFPFYDGVLQKESEKGIKYKIRITDYINDLLSGDETVTTLGLTVTSDIRIVVTGAAKLEDSEVNIPLMSTINPFGTVLYGSNVSVADEDKKLQLEILYTQVD is encoded by the coding sequence ATGACATTTATTAAAAAAATAAGCTTTTCTGTTCTTGCAGGAGTAGTAATAGCTGGATTGTTTTCATCGTGTGAAGATGATGTTTCTACAATCGGTTCAACTGTGATTGCGGGTGAACCTTTCGAAACAGGAAAGGCCGTTTTTGATGTTTATGCTTATAATAATAAAATAAATGCGGTTAAATCTAACCGATTGCCTATTTATCAATTGGGTAATTTTAATGATCCGCTTTACGGGAAAACTTCGGCTACGATTACTTCTCAGCTTCAGCTTTCAACAGTAAGTCCAACTTTTGGGACGTATTCAAAAACAACAGAGGATGGTGCCGTAGCAGATACGATACCCGCAACAGTTGTAGAAAATGAGACGGTAAAGAGTGTTTATTTATATATTCCTTATTTACAAGACGTTAAAGATACTGATGGTGATGGTGTTCCAGATGATCTAGATATAGATGCTGCAGATGCCAACAGTGATACTGATGGTGATGGTATTACGGATAATCAAGAACGAATTTCTGGTTTAAACCCATTAAGTAATGATACTGACGGAGATGGTATTTTAGATGCTGAAGATGGAGAGAATGGCGTAAGTGCTTATCCTAAGAAGTTTATTTTAGACAGTATTTATGGTTCAGGAAAAGCGGCGCCTTTTAATATTAAGGTGCAACATTCTACCTTTTTTTTAAGAGATCTAGATCCTGATACGAATTTTGAGCAATCTCAAGATTTTTATTCAGACCATGATTTTACACCTTTCCTTACAGATGTTTTGTATGACGGAACAGAGACGGTTCGTGATACAGAAATTATCACCTATCTTGAAGATGATCCGGATACGGAAGATGTTGATGAAACGGGTACTGTAGACCAAACGATAGGCGCGGGTATTTGGGTGCCTTTGACAAATCAGTTTTTTCAAGAAAATATTTTGGATAAAGAAGGTTCTCAGGAACTTTTGAATAATACTAATTTTAAAAATTTCTTACGCGGAATCAATATTTCTATTGATGCCAATGATGATATTTTTATGTTATTAAATTTAGCGGGAGCTAATATTACCATTACCTATACGTATGATGCTGTTGATGTTAATGGTACTACGGATGATACTTCTGATGATGAGAACGTAGTTTTAGAAAATCGTTTTGTTATTAATCTAGTAACAGGAGATGGTATTACTACGGCAATTGCAGGTAATGCTGTAAATACATTTGTGAATGAGGCGTATACTCCAGAAGTGTCGGATGCTCTGAGTGCTACAGGAAATGCGGAAAAAATTTATTTAAAAGGTGGGGCAGGAGCTTATGCAGAACTTAAATTGTTTGCAGAAGAGACCGCATTAAGTGCTAGTGTAATTAGTGAGATTAAAGCTAATAATTGGATTGTTAACGAGGCTAACTTAGTATTTTATGTAGATAGAACAAGTTTAGATGCTGCTCCGGGAGTTATAGAGCCTATGCGTCTTTATTTGTACAATGCAGAAACGAATGAAGAGTTGTATAATATCTTTACGGAATTTACAGTAACTACTCCTACTGCATTATCTGTTTTTCCTTTTTATGATGGAGTATTACAGAAGGAAAGCGAAAAAGGAATCAAGTATAAAATTCGAATAACAGATTATATTAATGACTTGTTAAGTGGTGATGAAACGGTGACTACACTGGGTCTTACTGTTACTTCAGACATTAGAATTGTAGTTACTGGAGCTGCAAAATTAGAAGATTCAGAAGTTAATATTCCGTTAATGTCAACTATTAACCCCTTCGGGACCGTACTTTATGGTAGTAACGTTAGTGTAGCCGACGAAGATAAAAAACTTCAACTAGAGATTTTATACACTCAAGTAGACTAA
- a CDS encoding glycogen/starch synthase encodes MDGKKILFVSSELVPYLPENEVSLMSYETPKMVNSNGGQIRIFMPRYGNINERRHQLHEVIRLSGMNLVINDMDMPLIIKVASIPKERIQVYFIDNEEYFKRKATFADENGALFPDNDERAIFFAKGIVETVKKLNWSPDIIHVHGWLASLVPLYLKKYYADEPLFSESKVVTSVYTKAFDEELNPDIVKKIEFDGISSDAIAPLAKPDYNNLLKVAVNYSDAVILASEEISEDLTTHIANLQKPVLPYVPFHEFEEAYANFYNTEVLK; translated from the coding sequence ATGGATGGTAAAAAGATATTGTTTGTATCTTCTGAATTAGTACCTTACTTGCCAGAGAATGAGGTTTCCCTGATGTCATACGAAACGCCTAAAATGGTAAATAGCAATGGAGGTCAAATACGGATCTTTATGCCAAGGTATGGTAATATCAATGAGAGACGTCATCAACTGCACGAGGTAATTCGTTTATCAGGGATGAATTTAGTCATCAATGATATGGATATGCCTTTGATTATTAAAGTAGCTTCTATACCTAAAGAACGTATTCAGGTTTATTTTATTGATAACGAAGAGTATTTCAAAAGGAAAGCAACTTTTGCTGATGAAAACGGAGCTCTTTTTCCGGATAACGATGAACGTGCAATATTTTTTGCAAAGGGTATCGTAGAAACAGTGAAAAAATTAAACTGGTCTCCAGATATTATCCATGTTCATGGTTGGTTGGCTTCTTTAGTGCCTCTTTATTTAAAAAAATATTATGCAGATGAACCACTTTTCTCAGAAAGTAAAGTAGTTACATCGGTATATACAAAAGCGTTTGATGAGGAGTTAAACCCTGACATCGTTAAGAAAATAGAATTTGATGGAATTTCTAGTGATGCTATTGCGCCACTTGCAAAACCAGACTATAATAATTTGTTAAAAGTAGCAGTAAATTATTCAGATGCAGTTATTTTAGCATCAGAGGAAATTTCGGAGGACTTAACTACACATATTGCAAACCTTCAAAAACCAGTGCTTCCGTATGTTCCCTTCCATGAGTTTGAAGAAGCTTACGCAAATTTTTATAACACTGAAGTTCTAAAGTAA
- the panC gene encoding pantoate--beta-alanine ligase produces the protein MLVIETKKELKDKLSAFFSNSKSLGLVPTMGALHAGHLSLIEKASKENDQVVVSIFVNPTQFNNQKDLEKYPKTLENDLNLIKTVSDSIIVYTPSIEEIYKNNIAAEVYNFDGLDTVMEGEFRDNHFNGVGTIVEELLTSISPNKAYFGEKDYQQLQIIRKLVQLKNIPVEIIGCPIVREESGLAMSSRNERLSTPMRKEAALIYSTLKDAKEMFGTKSALEVIEWVENQFKNNTFLNIEYFQIADIETLKPIKEKLSNKKYRAFIAIFVDDIRLIDNIAL, from the coding sequence ATGCTAGTAATAGAAACAAAAAAAGAGCTAAAAGACAAATTGTCAGCGTTTTTTTCAAATTCAAAATCCCTCGGACTTGTACCAACCATGGGCGCTTTGCACGCTGGACACCTTTCTTTAATTGAAAAAGCTTCAAAAGAAAATGATCAGGTCGTTGTGAGCATTTTTGTGAACCCAACGCAGTTTAATAACCAAAAAGACCTCGAAAAATACCCAAAAACTTTAGAAAACGATTTAAATTTGATAAAAACAGTGTCCGATTCTATAATTGTGTACACCCCATCTATCGAAGAAATCTATAAAAACAACATTGCTGCAGAAGTTTATAATTTTGATGGACTTGACACCGTAATGGAAGGAGAATTTAGAGACAATCACTTCAATGGCGTAGGCACTATTGTTGAAGAATTACTGACAAGCATCTCCCCAAACAAGGCTTATTTTGGTGAAAAAGATTACCAACAATTGCAAATCATTAGAAAACTTGTACAATTAAAAAATATTCCTGTAGAAATTATTGGCTGCCCAATTGTCCGTGAAGAAAGTGGTTTAGCCATGAGCTCAAGGAATGAAAGGCTATCTACACCTATGCGCAAAGAAGCGGCATTAATCTACAGCACCCTAAAAGATGCCAAAGAAATGTTTGGCACAAAAAGTGCGTTAGAGGTAATAGAATGGGTTGAGAATCAGTTTAAAAATAATACATTCTTAAACATAGAATATTTTCAAATTGCTGATATCGAAACCTTAAAACCAATAAAAGAAAAATTAAGTAACAAAAAATACAGAGCCTTTATCGCAATTTTTGTTGACGATATACGACTAATTGATAACATTGCTTTGTAA
- the panD gene encoding aspartate 1-decarboxylase, with protein sequence MQIEVVKSKIHRVKVTGADLNYIGSITIDEDLMDAANIIRGEKVQIVNNNNGERLETYAIPGPRKSGEITLNGAASRKVAVGDILILITYGQMDIEEAKKFNPSLVFPNEETNLLN encoded by the coding sequence ATGCAAATAGAAGTTGTAAAATCTAAAATACACCGCGTAAAAGTTACCGGAGCAGACCTTAACTACATAGGAAGCATCACTATTGATGAAGACTTAATGGATGCTGCTAATATTATTAGAGGAGAGAAAGTTCAGATTGTGAATAACAATAATGGAGAGCGTTTAGAAACGTACGCCATTCCTGGACCTAGAAAAAGTGGAGAAATAACTCTTAACGGGGCTGCTTCTAGAAAAGTTGCAGTAGGAGACATCCTTATCTTAATTACCTATGGCCAAATGGACATTGAAGAAGCAAAAAAATTCAATCCATCTTTAGTATTCCCTAATGAGGAAACTAACCTACTGAATTAA
- a CDS encoding lysylphosphatidylglycerol synthase transmembrane domain-containing protein — MKKSLKKTLKTVLPISLGVFLVWYSYNATSEEDRAQIIFYIKEADLFWVGISVIMGILSHVSRAIRWNYLLEPLGYKPKILNNIFIILTSYFANLGIPRSGEILRATALASYENVPFEKGFGTIVTERVVDLIMLLTIVTITFFLQTDIILAFFEEKGFNLNKLFILLAIGVFIASLAFFFLKKSSNPFLLKIKNFGLGLLQGVTSIFRMKHKWAFIFHTLFIWFIYISMFWVIKFTVPETISLTISQLLVAFVFGAFAMTATNGGIGLYPIVVSSALAIFGISSVSGDAFGWIMWISQTLMVVVFGAISFLVLPLLNRNK, encoded by the coding sequence TTGAAGAAATCTTTAAAAAAAACACTAAAAACAGTACTCCCAATAAGCTTGGGAGTTTTTTTAGTTTGGTATTCTTATAATGCCACCTCAGAAGAAGATAGAGCACAAATTATATTTTATATAAAAGAAGCCGACCTATTCTGGGTAGGAATCTCTGTAATTATGGGAATTCTAAGCCATGTTTCAAGAGCTATTCGTTGGAACTACCTTTTAGAACCCTTAGGTTACAAACCAAAAATATTGAATAATATTTTTATTATTCTCACCTCCTATTTTGCAAATTTAGGAATCCCTAGATCTGGAGAAATCCTACGAGCAACCGCACTAGCAAGCTATGAAAATGTTCCTTTTGAAAAAGGATTTGGCACTATTGTTACCGAAAGAGTGGTAGATTTAATTATGCTATTAACCATTGTCACCATTACCTTCTTCCTTCAAACAGATATTATATTAGCCTTTTTTGAAGAGAAAGGTTTTAACTTAAATAAGTTGTTCATACTCCTAGCTATTGGTGTATTCATTGCTAGCCTAGCCTTTTTCTTTCTAAAAAAATCATCGAATCCGTTTCTTTTAAAAATCAAAAACTTTGGACTAGGATTACTTCAAGGAGTTACTAGTATTTTTAGAATGAAACACAAATGGGCATTTATATTCCACACGTTATTCATTTGGTTTATATACATTTCCATGTTTTGGGTGATTAAATTTACCGTTCCAGAAACGATAAGTTTAACCATTAGCCAATTGCTTGTAGCCTTTGTTTTTGGTGCTTTTGCAATGACAGCAACTAATGGAGGCATAGGACTTTACCCTATTGTAGTTAGTAGTGCTTTAGCCATTTTCGGAATCAGTAGTGTCTCCGGAGATGCTTTTGGTTGGATCATGTGGATTTCACAAACTTTAATGGTTGTGGTTTTTGGTGCAATATCTTTTCTTGTATTACCGTTATTAAACAGAAACAAATAA
- a CDS encoding alpha/beta hydrolase translates to MKRILTVLAFFLYLGTNAQVTQEIFESFKLQERRDVQYYIPEEYTPEKKYPIIIVLDADYLFDNVVATSKFYSGFHGMPPAIIAGVHQSKDNLRAEDCAFDEVSGLPTDKAKLFFEFLGMELIPFLENSYSTAPFKMIVGYDVTANFSNYYLFKEDSLFNSYVSISPTLAPEMETRVPARLGAMEQTIFYHLITDGEKAKRDTQTPILNTAIKAIDKENIHYFYDEYLDADHIAVPTYALGKAFDNVFRMFKPISPTEYKTQILTSEAPVFDYLSTKYDMIEKLFGFKKNVDLNDVMAIYAASRKKEDFESLKPLADLCKKEYPDTMLGFYFEGEYLEQMGEPKKALRTFEKAFGMEEIDFLTKDMALEKIDALKADFGY, encoded by the coding sequence ATGAAACGCATACTTACCGTATTGGCTTTCTTCTTATACCTTGGAACGAACGCACAAGTTACCCAAGAAATCTTTGAATCTTTTAAACTTCAAGAGCGAAGAGATGTACAATACTATATCCCTGAAGAGTATACTCCAGAGAAAAAGTACCCAATAATTATAGTTTTAGATGCCGATTATCTATTTGATAATGTGGTTGCTACTTCAAAATTTTATAGCGGATTTCATGGAATGCCACCAGCTATTATTGCCGGCGTACACCAATCTAAGGATAATTTAAGAGCAGAAGATTGTGCCTTTGATGAAGTATCTGGCTTGCCTACAGATAAAGCAAAATTATTTTTTGAATTTTTAGGAATGGAACTTATTCCTTTTTTAGAAAATAGTTACAGTACCGCTCCGTTTAAAATGATTGTGGGCTATGACGTTACTGCAAATTTTAGTAATTATTACCTTTTTAAAGAAGACTCTCTTTTTAATTCATACGTAAGTATTTCTCCAACTTTAGCTCCAGAGATGGAAACAAGAGTTCCTGCCCGATTAGGTGCTATGGAGCAAACTATTTTTTACCATCTAATAACAGATGGCGAAAAGGCAAAAAGAGACACTCAGACACCAATATTAAACACCGCTATTAAAGCTATCGATAAAGAAAACATACATTACTTTTATGATGAATATCTAGACGCAGATCATATTGCTGTGCCTACCTATGCATTAGGAAAAGCATTTGACAATGTTTTTAGAATGTTTAAACCTATTAGTCCAACAGAGTACAAGACACAAATACTAACGTCTGAAGCGCCTGTTTTTGATTATTTATCAACCAAATATGATATGATTGAAAAATTATTTGGCTTTAAAAAGAATGTGGACTTAAATGATGTGATGGCTATTTATGCTGCTTCTCGCAAAAAAGAAGATTTTGAATCGCTAAAACCATTGGCCGATTTGTGTAAAAAAGAATACCCAGACACTATGCTAGGTTTTTATTTTGAAGGCGAATACCTAGAACAAATGGGCGAACCTAAAAAAGCATTAAGAACTTTTGAAAAAGCATTTGGAATGGAAGAAATAGATTTCTTGACTAAAGATATGGCGCTAGAGAAAATTGATGCTTTAAAAGCTGATTTTGGGTATTAA